The genomic segment GCTCTAGGTCCTAACCTCTGCAGCTCCCAGAGAGCCCCGAGGGAGCTTCCAGAAGCCCTGGCATCCCAAGGCTCGCGCTCCGCATACCTTTTAGTGGAACCTCAGGCTTATTCTCCAGGGAGTTCTTGCTCATTTCGAACAGGAGCCACTGATACATCCAGCTCTCAAAGACCTGACAGGATCGAGGAAGGGGTCAAGCTCCATAGCTTCCTCCAACCCTACCCAACTTTGCCCCTGGGGACAGATGTGGAGGGTCCGAGAGGGACCCAGCAGCTGAGTCCAGCTGTAGCTGAGTTCCTGCTTAGAGACCCATGGAGTTTGGTCGAGGTGGTTCCTCAGCTCCAAGCGCTCTTCATGGCTATGGCTTTGTTGGTGCTGGCGCCCCACCTCTAGCTTCTAAGGTGGCCTCCCCGGCCCAGCCCTCGTGGAGCCTCTCCCAGCCCTGTCCTAGATGTCAGGGATGAGAGGGAGCCAGCGCAGGGGGTGGCTGCTGACCTTCCATTCCAGGGGCCCCATGGTGTTCTTAAGGTGTTTCAGGTTCTCTAGGAAGCTCCCCTTCAGCTTCGGGTACACCTTCAGGGGGTCGGTCTCCTGTGGGGTAGCAAGACAGGAAGGAAGGTCTAAAGAGCTCTCTGGCAGACAAGGTGAAACGTGCCACCCACCTTCCCTTGGACCTCTGCCATAATGGAGCCAAGGACAGGGGAGGCAGCAAGGGCCTTCCAGCTGCACAGCTGTACGAGCCCAGGGCCGGGAGTTCAGAGACCCAGATTCCAGGCCTGGTCTTACCCATAACCCCCAGTCTTCCACTCCTTGCAGACCCCTACCCATCCTCCGGGTCTCCCTTCCTCAACACCTCCTCCACTACCCCCACTTATTTGGGTCCTCTGCTGCTTTCTCCTGCCTGTCCCTTATCACCTAGTCACTTGTCTATCTCCCATGTTAGCCTGGGACCCCCGCGGGGTCGAAAGCAGAGTCTGATTTCTTCCCAGTGTGAGCCCGGAGccttgcacagtgcctggtacagagtAGACATGCAGCAGAAACTTGGGAAGGAAAAAACGGGcatcttgagcaagtcacttctgGGCTTTGGGCCTCAGATCCTCCATCTCAAACACTCAAAAAAGTGGACGGCAGGGCTAGACTACAGATGATGCTGAAGGGCCACACTGGCGTTCTTTCGCTAATCCAGTGAGTCCAGAATGGTGCAGGCCCTGGAGCGCAGTGTCAGGGGAActtgggtggggaggcagggccaTGGCCAGGCACTCACCAGAAGCACATGCATCACGTGGTCCTGTGTCATATTGCCATACTTGGTGGCATTCTGCAAGGgctgtggaaggaaagaaaagggggtCACCAGTACTGACCCACAGAGGAGGGGCCCTGGAACAGAGCCAACGCTCCAGGTCTGGGTAAGAGGCGGGAgttccaggtgccccacaggaaCAGGCCTGTCTCCACCACCCCGCGAGTAGGAGCCCAAGTAGGAGAGCTCAAACAAGTCACTTCACTGCATCAACGTCCTTAGTGGTCAGATCTGCATAAGCTTTTCTGCCCAGGGCACTGTGGGCAGCGGATTTTTTCGTGACAGAAACATCACCCACTTATGACAAAAGGGAGGCGGCTGTGAGATGCGCTGGGAAACGAGAAGCCTTTCGTAAACATCCCAGGGATGGACTGATGAGGCTCTTTCCTCCCCCTTGAGTGGGCTTTTGCTGCTCAGCTGTCGTCCCCTGTCCCTCAGCACCTGCCCTCCCCATGCTAGATGACACCTCCCTGTTCTACTGCCCTAAGGTCGTCCTTACCTCCTGGAGCAGGTCTGGCATGGGCAGTGCCTGCATCAGCATGGGGGTGGCAGCCCTCATCTTGTGCAAAGGCTTGGGAGCTGTGGGGACAGGAGGTAGAGTGTGGGTGTGGTCCCGGTGCCCAGGGAAGAGAGTACTCATCTTGGGAACCGAGATCTCCAACCTAGAGAGAAGGGGCTGGAATCCCAGACCCGAAGGAGAAGAGAGTGGgcccaggtgggggcagggatggggtctTGAGGGAAGGATGGTGGGTGGGAGAGGTCAGGATGGAGGTGGCGCACGCACGTTTGGGAAGCTTCATGCGCAGATTCTCCAGCTGCAGGTTCTGTGATGTGACGGTCAGCTTGTCCAGCCGGCCCTGCTGCTGGTACAGGAAGTAGGCGGTGGTGGCCTGGCCAGCCAGGAGCAGAGCCACCAGGACAGAAAAGCCTGTGTACAGAGCTCCTCGGCTGCACTTGCTGTTGGGGGGAAGGAGATAGGTCAGGGCAGGGTCCACAGAGGTGGCTGGCCCAAGGACTGACTGAGAGCAGAGGAATGCCCCCCATTTCCGTCAGCTCCGCCACCCCCTCAGCTACCCCTAACACACCCCCCCTACCTACCCAACCCCTGCAGTGAaatcagagaaaagggaaggaagtgggCCTTGGACAGCAGAGCATGTGGCCCACCTGAAAACGAGAAGTGAAgccttgacattttatttatttatttaaagcttttttattatttatttgacagagagagatcacaagtaggcagagaggcaggcccagagagagaggaggaagcaggctccctgctgagcagagagcccgatgtggggctccatcgcaagaccctgagaccatgacctgagctgaaggcagtggcttaacccactgagccacccaggcaccccccgaaGCCTTGACATTTTAGGAGCAGGCTGGGGCCAGTGGAGGAAGTCAGACAGGAGCAGAGTCAGACCACCCCCTCTGGGGACACATCCTCTGCCCCACACTCTCCTTGGCTTTGAGCAAGTCTCTGCCATTGTCTGGGCTTGCCATGTGGGTGCCTCTCACCTGCACAATTCTAGGATTTGGTGGTTTCTTCTTTGAGGTAAGATCTGTGACCACCTACGTATTTCAGATGGCACTATCCACCAGGGTAGATTTCAGTAGGAGTACGGTGCCTGAGCCTGTGTGACTGGGAGAGTGTCTCACATTCTCTAAACGAATTGGCTGCACAGGGCTGGGTGGCCAGGCCTCAGATAGTCCTTGGAGCTGTTGGGCTTGGTTTTGGGAGCACATGAACATGTCACAGTTTAGGGAATGTAAGGATTCtgcctcaggaccctgagagctcCTGGCCCATTTTCTCCCACCTCACTGGGGTGGGACTACCAGAACCCCACTAGAAACTGTCAGTCTGTCACTGTACCCTGCTTACTCTGGGAACCAACAAGGACAGTTTAGGAAACTCCAGGAGACCCTTCTGCCTAGTAACTGATGACATCACATATATAGTTCATTTTCATTGGCTCTTTGCTTGCCAGTCCTCTCTATGTTCTGGGCCAAGGTCCAGCCCAAAAGATTGCTGTTCTGTTAGGAGAAAGCAAAAACCCCATGTGGGGAAAAGGAGGAGACCAGACAGGAGTGGAAAACAAGTACTGCTTCTTGGCCTTTTCCAGAAACAGGGGTGGCCTGGCTTCTGTGAACGTCCACCCAAGGATGGGTCTTGCCTGGTTCAAGATCTCCAGCTCGTCTCCATGCTCACCCCTTCCACAACCCCACACGCAATCCAGTCCCAGTTCTTCCTTCCACTGtaccttctctgaacctcagtttctcagaAGGCCAAAGAATCTACACGGTCATGTTGGAGATGAGACCTGGCgtggaatcctggctctgccaccccCTTAGTTCAGGGAACAGGGGCAAGTCAACCCCTCTGAGGAACTTGAGGTAGGAATAGCTACTTAAAGAATTGCTACATAAAATAAGATCATGAgagtaggagtgcctgggtggctcagcaggttaaggctctgtctttggctcagatcatgatcccagggtagtgggattgagtcccatgttgtcGTAGGTTCCCTGAGCctgctctccttttctctctgtcgagcactctctctctctcaaataaataaagtctcaagacaaaaaaagggttaaaaaaaaaaaaaaatcatgagagtAAAGCTCTTGGCTCCATACCTAGGGACAATTAGCACTGAGTATTCTCAGAGGAGTTAATAGTTAACTTTAGCAtctggttttcttcctctttttgccTCTTGAATGTGGATACCCTGGTTCTGGCTGACTGCCAACTCTTGCCACCactctcttcatttccttctttccattgcCTCCTTcttgaatgaaaaataataataataattggctGAAGTCAGGAGCCAACCAGAGCTAGCAGGAACCATGATACAAATGTTGTGAGGCAGAAGAGTTCACAAAGGGGTCTGAGGAACAGGCTCAAGCTGGAATGGACCTAGCACACAGGGCTGGGGCCATTTTTAGAAGCAGTCCCTGAAGGAAAGGGAAACCAGGCAAGGATTTGAGGAGGGGGCACCCTCTCTGTACACTGAGCTTGCACAAGGTCTGCAACTTACTGGGTGGCCCTCCCAGCCCTCTCTGAAAGTCCTGCCTCTACAAGGAGGCCAGACGGTAGAGCCAGCTCACACTTTGAAATCAGGCTAgtcctggattcaaattctgactcCAATACTCACTAGCTGTCATAACTCGGCAAGCTGCTAACTAATAAAGCCTAACAACGTCTCAATTTTCTCTTACGTAAAAAGGAGCTAATAAAAGTACTGGACTTATAAGAGttagggttggggcgcctgggtggctcagttggttggacaactgccttcagctcaggtcatgatcctggagtcccgggatcgagtcccacatcgggctcccaactccatggggagtctgcttctccctctgacctcctcgctcatgttctctctcactgtctctctctcaaataaataaataaaatctttaaaaaaaattaaaaaaataagagttaggGTTGGATTTAGCACGTAACTCATCATAGAAATTACCCTGGCTGAGGACTGGGGACAGGTGGTCAGTGAAAGGGAACTATTAGCATTAGCATGTCTAGtatcatcatttcttttattattactgaGACCCAATAAGAAGTAGCAATTGTCTAAGTCCCATATGACAACAGCAGAACTTAGACCAGAATCTAGCCCTCACAGGAGAGTCAGCCCTCCTAGCCCTggaattctttgggattttcacaGGCATGCTCTAAGGTCTATATCTGGTCACCCCTGTCCCCTAGAATGCAGTTCCTCATGATATCTCTGAGTGTCTCTCCCAAAGCCCTTTCTGCCTGGCAACAGCTGACATCACAGCTCTGAGTCCCTATAATTtgtaaactactttttttttttttttaagatgttgaagtcatctctacatccaacatggggctcaaactcacaaccctgagattaagagtcttgcTCTACAGACTGAGACAGCCAATTGCCCCAATCTGCAAATTACTTTTTGAAGACTGGGGAGAGTAGGGCTATGGGGTAGCTGCAttctaactttctttctttcttttcttttcttttctttctttcttctttcttcttttcttccttcttttctttctttttcagggaAACACCTGGATGAAACAATGCTGGGGCTGGGAAAGGGGTCCTGGGGTCCCCTGGATGGTTGTGCTGGCCCCTTGCTACAAGGGAGAGGGACACAGGCAGGGCATGACCCATGTCAACCTTCAATCCCTTCTAAAAATTTAGCCAgaagccctcccccacccttgtcttttcctgcctccccccagcaTCTCTCCGGTAATGGCAGACATGTCCATCTACTCTACAAACACCGGCAACTACACTTCCCTGATAAAAACCCATACACCTATCCGTGGTGATTAGGGAGAAACTCCACTGTGATGAGCAGCTTCTACCATCCTCTTTGAGAAACTCTGGATCCATAACATTTTCCAAATCTAGTCCAAGGTTTCAAACCCAGGATTCACAGTTCACCTTCAGGCGGTTTGTGAAGCCGCTGATACTGTGTGATAGTCTAGGGGGAGAATTTGCGGCTGTCTTGAGATTTTGAGAACAAAAGTGTATCatgcaaagaaatttaaaacgACTGCCCTGGAGAAGcgcccccattttacaggaggGAGGACAGAAGCCCAGAGCAGGCCAGAGACTTGCTGAAAACCACCCAGAGTCAGGGCCTGGACCCATCCCCTTATGGCTCCCTGTCCAGTGCTCCCCCTGCAGCACCCAGGCCTGTCTGTGTGGTCCAGgatttgtgtgctctctcctgcAGCTCACACGTACCTCTCTGGGGCACTGGGGCGCTGGCCCAGCATGGGCAGCTGCTCATGGTTGGAGATGAGGTCGCGCTGGTCTTCCATGGTTCTGGCCTCTGGACTTCCCCACACTTCCTGCTgctcttgctgctgctgctgctgcctccaCCGGTGCCTGGGTGTCTGGGACCCTGAATGCCTAGCTTACCTCTTGAAGCTAGAGCTGAGGAGGAATCTGATTTGTCCACCGGAGCCTACTCCGCCCACCTGGTAAAAGTGGAAGTGAAAACCACAAAGCTGGAAATACCCTCCACTTGGGCAAAGCTGCCTTAAACAGGGCAGGATGGGGAGGCGGGGGCTCCCCAGACAGGTAGAAAGGCCAGCATACTTTCATTGGCTGCTCAGGGCCCTCATCACTTGTTTCTGGGCAGACCTGTGGATTCACAAGGCACTTTGGATATTGTGAGAAATAGGCAAACATTCACTCCCTAGACAGGAAATCACTTTGAAACAGAAAATGCCTTtgtctcccctgctcccccactgATGAGTGGGTGCAGAAGTGTAGGGGGGTGATGGGCTCCATGTTCCCCATGCTCCCTTCTAACTTGAGGATTTTATGAACCCACGTCCACGGTTCTAAGGCTCTGGTACTGACATTTGCTGCCACTTACTAAACTTTCCTTTGTGCCAGGCACCGTATTAATTGTTTTACATGGTTTGTTTCATTGAATCTCTACAGCGACCCTTTGAAGcctgttatattttatatataggtaGGGACATTTATAGGTAGGGATACTGCAGCTTTGAGAGGCTCTGTGCTTGCTCAGGATCAGGCATCCAAGAAGTGGGGAATCCCTGGTTTTAACCACTCTACTCTTACGCATGAAGTCCAAACCATGTGGTTCAAATTCAGGGCAGTGGGGGCCTCTACAGAGGGCCCGGGAAGCGTACCCAAGGGAGATTTAACTACgttggcaaggtttcatttcttacTATCTTGTGGCTTACCTaccatatttgttttattaatctttatgtcttttgtgtatttcaaaatttacattaattttttttagtaatatatagtagtttttaatttaaaaacgttgtggtctgggcacctgggtggctcagttggttgggcatctgtaTTCAGCTCGGGTggtggccccagggtcctgggattgagtcctgcatcaggctcctgctgcaagaggagtctgcttctctctctgcctctgcctctctctttctgtctctcgtgaatgagtaaattaaatctttttcaaaaaatttaaaaaaaaaaactttgtggtTTGAAGATTCAATGAGTCTTAGATTTCAAGAATAAAGGGAGATAGTGTACATattttgaggggagggggaaaaagcagACATGTCCTTCAAAGCACCAGACCCGAGCTCAAATCCCAAGTCAGAAAGACCCTAGTCCCATGACCTGAGTCAGCCCCTTGACCTGTCTGTACTGGTTATAGTCTTTGGAAAGGAAGGACTATTAACACTAACCTTGCAGAGATGTTAGATTAAATAAGCATTTAGCCCAGAGCCTGGTACTACCAGAGATGCTCAAGAAATGAAACTGTTACTCAAATATTTAACAGGTATTTTCTAGATAACCAAGACCAGTGAAATCATGTATCCAAACAAACTTCAgcacaaatgttcataacagccccaaactggaaacaacccaaatgtccatccacaggTGACTAGATAAACTGTGgtttatccatacaatggaatactgcttagcaataagaaggaatgaactattgatactcATACTacctggatgaatctcaaaataattgtgCTATACGAAAGAAGCCAGAACAGAAGAGTATATACTATGTGATCCCATTTAgataaaattctaggaaatgcaaactaataTACAGTAAGAAAAGAGATGAGGATGGAGGTCGGATGGCACAGGAAGGGACAAAAAGGAAGGAGGACTAAGGGGCAGAAAGAAACCGTGGGGCATTATCTGGATTGTAGAGCTATTTTCATGATGTATGCATATGTCAAAGCTTGCCAGATTGTGCACACTAATATGTAAAATTTAGTACGtgtcaattataactcaataaagctatttttaaagtaagacttttgaaagacatttcttttttttattttctttttttaaaattaaaaaaatatttttttataaacacataatacatttttatccccagaggtacaggtatgtgaatcgccaggtttacacacttcacagcactcaccatagcacataccctccccaatgtccataaccccacccccctctcctcctccgcccccagcaaccctcagtttgttttgtgagattaagagttacttatggtttttctccctccagatcccatcttgtttcatttctttttttttttttaaagattttatttattttttagagaaatggagagagagcacaagtaggcagagcagcaggcagagggagagggagaagcaggctccccgctgagcagagagcccgatgcggtgctctattccaggactctgagatcatgacctgagctgaaggcagccacttaacctactgagccacccaggcaccccttgaaagaTGTTTCTTAAAAGACAAGTGCCAAAGAAAAATAGTGTGTGTGCTTCAAAGTTCactattaagaaagtgaaaagtcagcacataaaataggagaaaatacttacaaGTTATATATCTGAAAAGGATCTAATGTCCAGAATATAGAAAGAGGTGTTAGAACTCAAGAGTCACAAGACAACCTAATTCCAAACGGGCGAAGGATTTCAGATTTTTCTCCAAAGATGTGGAAATGGTCAATAAGTGCGTGGGAAGATGCTCCCCATTGCTAGTCACCAGGAAAAAGCAAATCAAGGCTTCAGTGAAGggccacttcatacccactatgatggctatcatcaaaaagataataacACATATTACCaagatgtggaaaaaatggaACTGTCattattgctggtgggaatgtaaaatggtgcagccaagtgcctggctggctcagtccgtagagcatgagactcttgatctcagggccgtgagttCGAGCACCATGCTGGGGATAgagttcacttttaaaaaataatatagttcAACAACTTTGAAGAAcaatttgagggatgcctgggtggctcagttggttaagcagctgccttcagctcaggtcatgatcccagcgtcctgggatggagtcccacatcgggctccttgctccgcagggagcctgcttctccctctgcctctgccttccactctgtctgcctgtgctcgctcttgctctctctctctctgacaaataaattttaaaaatctttaaaaaaaaaagaaaagaaaaacaatttgataattcctcaaaaaggtaaacaCTGAGTTACCATGTGACCCACTAATTCTGCTCCTAGATATctacagaagagaaatgaaaacatacacccccacacaaaaacttgtatacaaatgttcatagcgCCATTATTCCTGGTAGCCCCAAAGTGAAAACAGCCCAATAGCCATCAGCTGATGACTGAGTGAATAAAATGTGGCATGTCtacaaaatagaatattacttagccataaagaGGAGTGAAAATCTCAACAgaactgttgttttttaaaaacaatgaagtactgattcatgccacaaaatgtttgaatttggaaaacattatgctaaatgaaataagccagacataaaaggctacatattgtatgattctatttctgcgaaatgtctagaataggcaaatccatagagacagaaaggagattagtagctgccaggggctgggggtggggaggggacaggggagggggtaTAGAGAATGCTTGTTAACGGGtacagggtttccttttggggtgatgaaaatattctggaattagatagtgttGATGGTtatacaactttgtgaatatatgGAAAACCACTGAGTTGTACAATTTTATAAGCTTGAATATTGTGGTGTGTGAATTAtagctcaatttaaaaaaagatttcttggtAAGGATGGCTAGAACACACATATAGCTTTGCTTCCTCtctcaaatgacttttttttatgtAAACTATAAGGACAaagaggacagaagagaaaacagcagCAGAATTTTGGAAGCTGTAGAGCATATAGACTAGTGGTAGATCCCACAGCAGACCCCAGAAAGCTAAATCCTAAAGCCACAGCTAGAAAAGCTGAGAAGCTACCTATTTACATGGCAGAACAGGCTCAGGAACTGGGTTATTAGGCAACTGGGTGGGCGTAAAGGTGGGGCTAAAAGAAGAGGATTGGTTGCAGGTCGGTTTATGAAACAGTTGGATATTCCCACTTCCTCTCCCGCCCCAAGTACACCTCCCTCTCTGAGAGGACTGGAAGTTTATCCCCAGGCATAGTAAAGGGCATGGGCTGGTACTAAAGCTGAGAGTCCcaaccttctctccctctcagttCCCAGAATGCTAGAAGGTAGGGTCTTTCCCTCAAGATAATACATGGAAAGATCCTTCTTTGGGGAACATGACCATACCAGGAGGAATGATCTAAATATACTAACACTGGGGGTTCCCCACTGGACAGATAATGCTACAGGGACGCCCTCGATAAGCCCTACTCATGGATCACAGCTTCCATTTGGTTTTTTAGACAATCAAAGATCATGGAACATCTGAAGAAAGCCTCCAGcataaaagagaatgaactaAACAAATAACCAGACCTCAAAAAAGCACCATGGAGGAAAGCAAATGGGCATGAATAGCTTTAGGGATATAAAAGATGCTCCTGCTCCTGTACCCAGGAAACAAGAATAGGATGCTATAAAGATATAGGTGCTGTTAGAAGAGAAACACAGCTATTGAAGATTAAAAGTACAAAGGAAGACACTAAAGTCAGTAGACGGaagataaagttttttttaatatctcagaaagataaatttcccacaaggataaaaagaaaaatttaaaagaaaagaaaagagaattaaaaccGATCTGGGAAGCCCAACAGCCAAATATCAGAGtttaagaaacagagaacagagaaaatcaGGGGGAAGAAATCATCAGTGAAATAACTCAGTGCCATTTCCAGAACTCAAGGACATACATTTCCAAACTGAAAGGGCCCAATGAGTACCAAGGAAAAGGCATAAAATAGTTTCAAACCAGGGGATATCATGGTTGaggtttcagaaaaataaagacaaggatTCCACAAATTCCaaatttccaaaaaggaaaaaaaaaaaatacag from the Mustela nigripes isolate SB6536 chromosome 12, MUSNIG.SB6536, whole genome shotgun sequence genome contains:
- the CD74 gene encoding HLA class II histocompatibility antigen gamma chain isoform X2, with translation MEDQRDLISNHEQLPMLGQRPSAPESKCSRGALYTGFSVLVALLLAGQATTAYFLYQQQGRLDKLTVTSQNLQLENLRMKLPKPPKPLHKMRAATPMLMQALPMPDLLQEPLQNATKYGNMTQDHVMHVLLETDPLKVYPKLKGSFLENLKHLKNTMGPLEWKVFESWMYQWLLFEMSKNSLENKPEVPLKEPLDMEDLSSGLGMTKQDLGQVAV
- the CD74 gene encoding HLA class II histocompatibility antigen gamma chain isoform X1, with product MEDQRDLISNHEQLPMLGQRPSAPESKCSRGALYTGFSVLVALLLAGQATTAYFLYQQQGRLDKLTVTSQNLQLENLRMKLPKPPKPLHKMRAATPMLMQALPMPDLLQEPLQNATKYGNMTQDHVMHVLLETDPLKVYPKLKGSFLENLKHLKNTMGPLEWKVFESWMYQWLLFEMSKNSLENKPEVPLKALTQCQEEVSRVPAVHPGTFRPQCDENGNYKPLQCYGSTGYCWCVFPNGTEVPHTRSRGHHNCREPLDMEDLSSGLGMTKQDLGQVAV